A region from the Rosa rugosa chromosome 6, drRosRugo1.1, whole genome shotgun sequence genome encodes:
- the LOC133718809 gene encoding dynamin-related protein 5A-like: MENLISLVNKIQRACTALGDHGEESAMPTLWDSLPAIAVVGGQSSGKSSVLESIVGKDFLPRGSGIVTRRPLVLQLHKIDEGREYAEFMHLPRKRFTDFAAVRQEISDETDRETGRTKAISSVPIHLSIYSPNVVNLTLIDLPGLTKVAVEGQADSIVQDIENMVRGFIEKPNCIILAISPANQDLATSDAIKISREVDPKGERTFGVLTKIDLMDQGTNAVDILEGRSYRLQFPWIGVVNRSQADINKSVDMIAARRREREYFANSPEYKHLASKMGSEHLGRVLSKHLEVVIKSRIPGLQSLISKTIGELEAELSRLGKPIASDTGGKLYVIMEISRTFDQIFKEHLDGVRSGGDKVYGVFDNQFPAALKRLQFDKYLSMENIRKLITEADGYQPHLIAPEQGYRRLIESSLVCIKGPAEAAVDAVHAILKELAQKSINATSELKQYPTLRVEVGNAAFESLDRMKEESKKATMQLVDMECGYLTVEFFRKLPQDIEKGGNPTHSLFDRYNDSYLRRVGSNVLNYVNMVCSSLRIAIPKSIVYCQVREAKRSLLDHFFAELGSKETRQLSKMLDEDPAVMQRRTSLAKRLELYRSAQAEIDAVAWSK; encoded by the exons ATGGAGAATCTGATCTCGCTCGTGAACAAAATACAGAGAGCATGCACAGCCCTCGGCGATCACGGCGAAGAGAGCGCAATGCCGACTCTCTGGGACTCCCTCCCCGCCATCGCCGTCGTCGGAGGCCAG AGCTCCGGTAAGTCGTCGGTGCTGGAGAGCATTGTCGGCAAAGACTTCCTACCTCGCGGCTCCG GAATTGTGACTCGGCGTCCGCTTGTGTTGCAGCTGCATAAGATCGACGAGGGAAGAGAATACGCCGAGTTTATGCACCTCCCGAGGAAGAGGTTCACTGATTTTG CTGCTGTTAGACAGGAGATATCTGATGAGACTGATAGAGAGACCGGCCGGACCAAGGCGATTTCGAGTGTGCCTATCCATCTTAGCATCTACTCCCCTAATG TTGTGAACTTGACACTAATAGATCTTCCTGGACTCACAAAGGTAGCTGTAG AGGGTCAGGCAGATAGCATAGTGCAGGACATTGAGAACATGGTTAGGGGCTTCATTGAGAAG CCCAACTGTATCATCCTGGCTATTTCCCCTGCCAACCAAGATCTTGCTACGTCTGATGCAATTAAGATCTCTCGTGAAGTAGATCCCAAAG GTGAGAGGACATTTGGAGTTCTCACAAAGATTGATCTTATGGACCAGGGTACAAATGCAGTTGAT ATTTTGGAAGGAAGATCATATAGACTTCAGTTCCCTTGGATTGGTGTTGTGAATCGCTCCCAAGCTGATATAAACAAGAGTGTTGATATGATTGCTGCTAGGCGCAGGGAGCGTGAATATTTTGCTAATAGCCCCGAGTACAAGCATCTTGCGAGTAAGATGGGATCTGAGCATTTAGGAAGGGTGCTGTCTAAG CATTTGGAAGTTGTCATCAAGTCCCGAATTCCAGGCCTTCAGTCTCTTATCAGCAAAACTATTGGTGAGCTAGAGGCAGAACTAAGCCGACTTGGGAAGCCCATTGCTTCTGATACTGGT GGAAAGTTGTATGTAATCATGGAAATCTCTCGTACTTTCGATCAGATATTCAAAGAACATCTTGATGGCGT GCGCTCTGGTGGTGATAAAGTTTATGGTGTGTTTGACAATCAATTTCCAGCTGCTTTGAAGAGATTGCAATTTGACAAGTATCTTTCAATGGAAAACATTCGAAAGCTAATTACTGAGGCAGATGGATATCAACCTCATTTAATTGCTCCTGAACAAGGATACCGTCGCCTCATTGAATCTTCATTAGTATGCATCAAAGGTCCTGCAGAGGCGGCTGTTGATGCT GTTCATGCCATATTGAAGGAGCTGGCTCAGAAGTCTATCAATGCAACCTCA GAATTAAAGCAGTATCCCACTTTAAGAGTGGAAGTTGGGAATGCAGCATTTGAATCGCTGGATAGGATGAAAGAAGAGAGCAAGAAAGCAACTATGCAGCTAGTTGATATGGAGTGTGGTTACCTCACTGTTGAATTTTTCCGCAAGCTTCCTCAGGATATTGAAAAGGGGGGAAATCCAACACACTCACTTTTCGACAGATATAACGATTCCTACCTCCGGCGGGTTG GAAGCAATGTGTTAAACTATGTGAACATGGTGTGCTCAAGTTTAAGGATTGCTATTCCAAAGTCTATTGTCTACTGTCAAGTACGAGAAGCCAAACGCAGCTTACTCGATCATTTTTTTGCTGAGCTGGGTTCAAAAGAG ACAAGACAGTTGTCTAAGATGTTGGATGAGGATCCAGCAGTCATGCAGCGTCGTACCAGCCTTGCAAAGAGGCTAGAGCTGTACAGAAGTGCTCAGGCAGAGATTGATGCAGTTGCTTGGTCCAAGTAG